A window of the Fibrobacter sp. genome harbors these coding sequences:
- a CDS encoding DUF3943 domain-containing protein yields MVRLLVISILLLASACWSQLQLDSADRIKAIRILLEKDSVISVQQAMELRDYLRHLDNITPVKSADSTEDSWKRSPLLSEAAVSRNSISAPIVAGEILGQNVLVWAWDYYVLDKDYAHTNLDYWKRNLREGWDWDHNHWAINFYGHPYQGSMYYAAARSGGYGFYRSLLWAGLGSLTWEMFAETEYPAPNDLVTTTIGGSMFGEVLYRLSRLAYNKADVPWYRQLAAFVLEPAGFLQRKAFGNRDSYIGWVPIELTLAVGGGSRFGSDYRFGTKAVDELDKEWNDHYAFLAGHLEYGKPYNIVKQPFDYFTLDATGEIGFEGGVLQLDVMGKLRNNGIHGNGHWLDFSVNLDYESFYGDLATVSTISIGGALDLALWLTPNLRFRVMNQAYWIILGTADMGYDDIIKEVHPEYENNMNNYQYNTGAKYSLMLEVQYKQKFRVYNKLVVDAMRTIPNSLPHYGANGWDFLALNNTFLEYTVNSWLQIGSRLDTYVKMAAYSNGLFEPMSRRIFNYGAYCNFRLF; encoded by the coding sequence ATGGTCCGTCTGCTTGTCATAAGTATCTTGCTCCTTGCTTCTGCATGCTGGTCGCAGCTACAGCTGGACAGTGCAGACCGTATCAAGGCGATTCGAATTCTTCTGGAAAAGGATTCTGTCATCAGTGTGCAGCAGGCTATGGAGCTGCGCGACTATTTACGCCATCTTGATAACATCACTCCAGTGAAATCTGCTGATAGCACGGAGGATTCCTGGAAAAGGAGCCCTCTGCTTTCTGAGGCCGCCGTATCGAGGAACAGTATTTCCGCCCCGATAGTTGCGGGAGAAATTCTTGGCCAGAATGTCCTTGTTTGGGCATGGGACTACTATGTGCTTGACAAGGATTACGCCCACACAAATCTCGACTACTGGAAACGAAACTTGAGGGAAGGCTGGGACTGGGACCATAACCACTGGGCTATCAATTTCTACGGGCATCCTTACCAAGGTTCCATGTATTATGCCGCGGCGCGTTCGGGCGGATACGGTTTCTACCGCAGCTTGCTTTGGGCGGGACTTGGCAGTCTAACATGGGAAATGTTTGCGGAGACGGAGTACCCGGCGCCCAACGATCTTGTGACTACGACTATTGGCGGCTCCATGTTCGGTGAAGTCCTGTACAGACTTTCACGACTCGCCTATAACAAGGCCGATGTTCCCTGGTACAGGCAATTGGCGGCATTTGTTTTGGAGCCTGCCGGATTCCTGCAACGCAAGGCCTTCGGCAACAGGGATTCCTATATCGGTTGGGTTCCCATCGAGCTTACGCTTGCTGTAGGCGGCGGTTCTCGATTTGGCAGTGACTACCGTTTCGGTACAAAGGCGGTTGATGAACTTGACAAGGAATGGAACGACCATTACGCTTTTCTGGCCGGCCATCTGGAATACGGCAAGCCCTACAATATCGTGAAGCAGCCCTTCGATTATTTTACTCTCGATGCTACGGGTGAGATAGGTTTTGAAGGCGGTGTGCTGCAACTTGATGTTATGGGAAAGCTGAGGAACAACGGTATCCATGGCAATGGCCACTGGCTCGATTTCTCCGTGAACCTGGACTATGAATCCTTCTACGGCGACTTGGCAACGGTCAGCACTATTTCTATTGGTGGCGCCTTGGATCTTGCGCTGTGGCTCACGCCTAACCTGCGTTTCCGTGTCATGAATCAGGCCTATTGGATTATCCTTGGCACTGCCGACATGGGCTATGATGACATTATCAAGGAAGTACATCCGGAATACGAAAACAATATGAACAACTACCAGTACAATACTGGTGCAAAGTACAGCTTGATGCTGGAAGTTCAGTATAAGCAGAAGTTCCGTGTCTATAACAAGCTTGTGGTTGATGCCATGCGCACCATTCCTAATTCGCTACCCCACTATGGTGCCAACGGATGGGACTTCCTCGCGTTGAACAATACGTTCCTGGAATACACCGTGAATTCCTGGTTGCAGATCGGAAGCCGCCTTGATACGTATGTCAAGATGGCTGCCTATTCCAACGGTTTATTTGAACCCATGAGCCGTAGGATTTTCAATTACGGCGCATATTGCAACTTCCGCTTATTTTAG